One window of Cervus elaphus chromosome 2, mCerEla1.1, whole genome shotgun sequence genomic DNA carries:
- the LOC122676081 gene encoding protein-L-histidine N-pros-methyltransferase codes for MRLLAGWLCLSLASVWLARRMWPLRSPLTRSLYVNMTSGPGGPAAAAGGRKENHQWYVCNREKLCESLQAVFVQSYLDQGTQIFLNNSIEKSGWLFIQLYHSFVSSVFSLFMSRTSINGLLGRGSMFVFSPDQFQRLLKINPDWKTHRLLDLGAGDGEVTKIMSPHFEEIYATELSETMIWQLQKKKYRVLGINEWQKTGFQYDVISCLNLLDRCDQPLTLLKDIRSVLEPTRGRVILALVLPFHPYVENVGGKWDKPSEILEIKGQNWEEQVNSLPEVFRKAGFVIEAFTRLPYLCEGDMYNDYYVLDDAVFVLKPV; via the coding sequence ATGAGACTGCTCGCGGGCTGGCTGTGCCTGAGCCTGGCGTCCGTGTGGCTGGCGCGGAGAATGTGGCCCCTGCGGAGCCCGCTCACCCGCTCCCTGTACGTGAACATGACGAGCGGCCCGGGTGGGCCGGCGGCGGCCGCGGGCGGCAGGAAGGAGAACCACCAGTGGTATGTGTGCAACAGAGAGAAATTATGCGAGTCACTCCAGGCTGTCTTTGTTCAGAGTTACCTTGATCAAGGAACACAGATCTTCTTAAACAACAGCATTGAGAAATCGGGCTGGCTATTTATCCAATTATATCATTCTTTTGTGTCATCTGTTTTTAGCCTGTTTATGTCTAGAACATCTATCAATGGGTTGCTAGGAAGAGGCTCAATGTTTGTGTTTTCACCAGATCAGTTTCAGAGACTGCTTAAAATTAATCCAgactggaaaacccatagacTTCTTGATTTAGGTGCTGGAGATGGAGAAGTCACAAAAATCATGAGCCCTCATTTTGAAGAAATTTATGCCACTGAGCTGTCTGAAACTATGATATGGCAGCTgcagaagaagaaatacagagtGCTTGGTATAAATGAATGGCAGAAGACAGGATTCCAGTATGATGTCATCAGCTGCTTAAATTTGCTGGACCGCTGTGATCAGCCTCTGACTTTGTTAAAAGATATCAGAAGTGTCTTGGAGCCAACCAGAGGCAGGGTCATCCTTGCTCTGGTCTTACCTTTTCATCCCTATGTGGAGAACGTAGGTGGCAAGTGGGATAAACCATCGGAAATTTTGGAAATCAAGGGACAGAATTGGGAAGAACAAGTGAATAGTCTGCCTGAAGTTTTCAGAAAAGCTGGTTTTGTTATCGAAGCTTTCACCAGACTGCCATACCTGTGTGAAGGCGACATGTATAATGACTACTACGTTCTGGATGATGCTGTCTTTGTTCTCAAACCCGTATAA